The following proteins are encoded in a genomic region of Bicyclus anynana chromosome 12, ilBicAnyn1.1, whole genome shotgun sequence:
- the LOC112052633 gene encoding cell death abnormality protein 1-like isoform X2 yields MEFGLLVLLCLTVAPVLGEGELKLGDVGTCEEGDGSTEVVCCPGYILGYDKATKRDFCKPICRPSCGKHGECVKYNQCKCKPPYELIDNTCSLPKTCTEPCVNGKCTSYNKCTCDSGYTHSNESYCKPECQKACINSFCGAPERCDCLHGYRRKNQWECIFDCPVGYTLKNESECVPHCDKCENGECIGPNVCKCNKDYIKQGDECVPVCKGNCLNGYCLKPGECVCSTGYTNDPVDKLTCRPICEPGCVNATCDSPFRCICLPGYTRRNKTVCEPKCDYCTNGDCIGPNDCRCHDGYMMMGKKCKPVCSKTCINGFCSEPEKCICLPGYISDANNQYNCKPECVGCENGVCISPGRCSCVDGYESVNGTCKLKCSQKCINGHCKSRSCGNDYCPSTDECACLPGYKKDDNDKFMCKPHCACENGKCSSSGQCLCDEGYENRNGTCKPKCFQACINGYCKSPNECGCLEGYKLNITLESSVCYKPCLSPCDNGICNFNGECVCYNGHSNNTGCLEMNNETIQCKSCDGNCTGDVCRCPDGRPCEVLVEAQRTGLAGLELTWILGACIGLLLFVFVIAIMAQMWRKRPKAKTATYAEGNTNGSVGFTAPGTLIFPDNRADDNYDREDDEDNRDDRDERTTEGLLRTKVLYEDENL; encoded by the exons ATGGAGTTCGGACTATTAGTGCTTTTGTGTTTAACAGTTGCACCCGTGTTGGGTGAGGGTGAGCTTAAATTGGGTGATGTTGGCACGTGTGAGGAGGGCGATGG GTCTACCGAG GTTGTATGCTGCCCAGGGTATATTTTGGGTTACGATAAAGCAACTAAAAGAGATTTCTGCAAGCCGATATGTAGGCCCAGCTGTGGGAAGCACGGGGAGTGCGTCAAATATAACCAATGCAAATGCAAACCTCCTTACGAGCTCATAGATAACACTTGCTCTTTACCCAAGACATGCACTGAGCCATGTGTAAACGGAAAATGTACCAGCTACAACAAATGCACGTGTGACTCAGGTTACACACACTCAAATGAATCTTACTGCAAGCCTGAATGCCAAAAAGCCTGCATTAACAGCTTCTGTGGAGCCCCCGAAAGATGTGATTGCTTACATGGATATAGACGTAAAAACCAATGGGAATGTATATTCGATTGCCCGGTTGGTTATACACTCAAAAACGAATCGGAATGTGTACCACATTGtgataaatgtgaaaatggtgAATGTATTGGACCAAATGTTTGTAAATGTAACAAGGATTATATTAAGCAAGGTGACGAATGCGTTCCAGTTTGCAAAGGAAACTGTCTAAACGGCTATTGTTTGAAACCTGGCGAATGTGTTTGCAGTACAGGATACACAAACGATCCTGTAGACAAGCTAACCTGTCGTCCTATATGTGAGCCTGGTTGTGTCAACGCTACTTGTGATTCACCCTTTCGCTGCATTTGCCTCCCTGGTTACACTCGTAGGAACAAGACAGTTTGCGAACCAAAATGCGACTATTGCACGAATGGTGATTGCATCGGACCAAACGATTGTAGATGCCACGACGGATATATGATGATGGGCAAAAAGTGCAAGCCAGTTTGCTCGAAAACATGTATCAACGGATTTTGCTCGGAACCCGAAAAATGCATCTGTTTACCTGGATACATCTCTGATGCTAATAACCAATATAACTGCAAACCTGAATGTGTGGGATGTGAAAACGGCGTTTGTATATCACCTGGGCGATGTTCCTGCGTTGATGGTTACGAAAGTGTCAATGGTACATGCAAGCTTAAGTGCTCCCAAAAATGCATAAATGGCCACTGTAAATCACGGTCATGTGGTAACGATTATTGCCCATCAACAGATGAATGCGCTTGTCTCCCTGGGTACAAAAAAGATGATAATGACAAGTTTATGTGCAAACCTCACTGTGCATGTGAAAATGGCAAATGTTCATCCTCCGGCCAATGTCTTTGTGATGAAGGGTATGAAAATCGCAATGGTACATGCAAGCCTAAATGTTTCCAAGCTTGTATTAATGGCTATTGTAAGTCACCAAACGAGTGCGGTTGCCTCGAGGGTTATAAATTGAACATTACATTGGAGTCCTCAGTTTGCTACAAACCATGCTTGAGCCCTTGTGACAATGGAATCTGCAATTTCAACGGGGAATGCGTTTGCTACAACGGACACAGTAATAATACAGGGTGCCTTGAGATGAATAATGAGAC GATCCAATGCAAAAGTTGCGACGGCAACTGCACTGGTGATGTATGCAGGTGTCCTGATGGTCGACCCTGCGAAGTGCTGGTTGAGGCTCAAAGAACAGG GTTAGCCGGTCTGGAGTTGACCTGGATCCTGGGCGCGTGTATTGGTCTGCTTCTCTTTGTCTTCGTCATCGCGATCATGGCGCAGATGTGGCGGAAACGACCGAAAGCTAAAACTGCTACGTATGCTG AAGGAAACACGAACGGTAGCGTTGGCTTCACAGCACCCGGTACTTTGATATTCCCTGATAACAGAGCAGACGACAATTACGATAGAGAAGACGACGAAGACAATAGAGACGACAGAGACGAGCGGACGACAGAAGGACTTCTGCGAACTAAGGTTTTATATGAAGACGAGAACTTGTAA